The Solibacillus sp. FSL R7-0668 genome includes the window GTGTTGTTTCTTTGATAGGCGCTACGGTTTGAACGCCATCCTTTGCTACAAGACGATAAACGACGAGTAACAAGCAAAGTGAAAAGCTATGTATTAACAATAAATATTGCCAGCTAAACGTAGTAGATTGCAGTAAGTCCTGTCCAACAAAGCCAAATAGAAATAACGGACTGGGGCTATGACAAATTCCGAGCATTAATGCTGCCTGACGCTTTGTAAATACTTGTTGCTTTGTGAGCTGTGTAATCGTTGCCGCTCCTGTAGGAAAGCCACCAATCGCGCTAATAAAGTATGTTTGAAAAAAGGTGAAATAAGAGGTGCTAGAAGAAGTTGTAGTAATGCGAATGAGCCAGCTTGTTAAGATTAAATACGGTAATAAATAAGGGAAGAGAGCTTCCATAAAAAGGGTAAACCCTAAATCTACCCCTTCATGCGTTACATCAGGGAATTGTAACATTAATAAAATAAGCAATAAGCATAAAAGGATCTTCCAAATAATACGTCATCCTTTACAATATTTTGTCATTCATTCGTTCAGATGCTACACTAATTGTATGCACAAGCAATTTAAATTAGTCTTTCACTGATTTTGGAGGCGTTCGTATAGATGAACAATAAAGCAAAAATTTCAATAGGAATCTTTTTTATTTTTTTAATGATACTATCATTTTATCGCTTGGATTATTATATTACAAAGCCTGGTGGTACATATGATGTGAGTGATTTCTTAGCCGTTCAAAATGGTGATGTGGACGATGAGGGCGCGCTTTACATGACAACTGTTGCAATGGGACGTGCAACCCCAATATCCTATGCAATGGCAAGTATGATGGACTTTTACGACATTGTAAAAATAACGGATGTACGTCAAGAGGAAGAAGATGACGAGGAATATAATATACGCCAATTAAAATACATGACGGATTCGCAATTTAATGCAACCTATGTCGCGTTTAATCGCGCGGAATTAGATTATCAAGTGACCTATAAAGGGCTCTATGTCCTGAATGTATTAGCAGATGGCGCGGCAGATGGCTATTTAAAGCCAGGCGATGAAATAGTAGAAGCAGATGGCAAGCGCATCGATAGTTTAGAAACATTTCGTGACATCATTACCCCAAAAACAAAAGGGGACCAAATACGCCTTGTTGTGAAGCGCAATGACAAATTAATTGATGAAACATTAGCTATTAAAAAAATTCCAGGTGCGGATGACCGCTATGGCATTGGCATTACCTACTCTGAAAGCAAATCGATCAAAACAGATCCAAAAGTAAATGTGAAAACAGAGGATATTGGTGGACCATCCGCGGGTCTTATGTTTACATTAGAGCTGTTAAATCAATTGGTGGATGAGGATATTACAAAGGGCTATAATATAGCAGGTACAGGTGAAATATTTGAAGATGGTACAGTAGGTCGAATTGGCGGCATTGAGAAGAAAATTGTCTCAGCACATAAAGAAAGCATGGATATTTTCTTTGCACCAGACGATGAAATTACAGAAGCGATGCTTGAGTATGACTCAAACATCGAATCTAATTATGAAACCGCAAAGAAAACGGGCGAAAAAATTAAGACAGCTATGAAAATCGTACCCGTTAAAACAGTGGATGATGCACTAAACTATTTAGAAACACTACAACCGAAAAATTAAAACCGGATAGGCGGAGATTTATAATCTTCGTCTATTTTAATGCTTGAAAATTGTGCGACCCCTTGTTGGTACATTTGCGTCGCATGTAAATCAATGGCTAAAACCGGATCACTAATCGCAGCTACGCGACTAATTAGCGGCAATGTAAGGGATTTTTTTATCGTGGATATATACGCCTGACCTTGCTTGGTCATTCCTAAAATCCGAATATAGCTCGGTGCCTGTGTTTGATGTAATTGCTCCTTTGTGATGCCTGTATATATATGTGTCAGCATGCGCTGTAGACGAGTCCATGTATAGCGCTTTGACTTTAAGGCATTCATAAATTCGGCGTAGCTATCACTTGCCGCCGCATGCTTGAGAAGTGAATTTTCAAGCCCCTCTGACACATCGGCATATTGCTTTAGTTGCTGCGGTGTATGGCGTAAAAGGGCATATTTTAAAAGTGGCCAAAAGCTTTCCCAGCTTGCAAATTGCCCATGAGTATGTTGCCAAATTTGCAGCTGCTCTCTACTTGCTAAAGGTAAAAACTGTGCCATCTCCTGTAAATTTTGGCCGCCAAATAAAGCTTGGCGAATACCTGTTGCACTAGCGATTTGGCTAGACGTATCAATCGCATCATGATAGCCGGCAGCAATGCGCTGAATTGTAGCAGGTTGCATTGCACACTCGAGTTGCTTCAATGCTTCAACATAGTGATAGCCTAAAATATTGTTTGGCTGTGCTAAATCGATGTATGCATTTGGAGCTTGTTGAGTAAGCTGTTCGTAGGCAATAAATAATGCCTGTGGATAGCTTTTTCCTTGTTGAACCTGTTCTTTAATGATGCGATTATACAGGTCTTGATTAGTGTGAATGATCTCATACGTATTTAGAAAAGGAGTGATTGTACCCTGTTCGCTTCCGAAAGCAAGGTGTTTGCATTGCATGGCCTCAAGCAATTGAACTGCACCTGATGCGAATAAAGTGGCTTGAGCCGTACTAAAAATGTACGGAAGCTCAATGACAACATCCACACCACTTTGTAACGCCATTTTCGTGCGATACCATTTGTCTACGAGTGCGGGTTCTCCGCGTTGTAAAAACTGGCCACTCATTACGGCAACCGCGACATCGGACTTCGTTGTACGTTTTGCCTCGGTTACATGATGGAAGTGTCCATTATGAAAAGGATTATATTCTACGACAATACCAACAGCTTGCATAAACTTCCTCCTTACGATAGAATTATTTTTCGCTTATATTGACGAAAATTTGGTGAATGTTAGGTTTCGATATGATAGAATGTAACTTGATTATAAGCACGTTTTTAAAGAGTGACAAGAAATTATCTTGACATCTTTTTTTGTACACTATATAATCAACAGTGTTGTCTCGAGGTGATAAACGAATGAAATGGTCAATTCATCAATTATCGAAGTTTCGAAAAGACGGCATGCCACTTGACCTTGTTGTTAACTTGGATGACGTTAAAAGTCGTAACGGAGATATTCGCAACGTTTCACCCGTTCATGTAAAAGGGCTATGTACTTTCGGTGCATCGCAAATGACTTGTCAATTAACGATTAGCGCTACATTGACGCTTCCGTGTGCTCGCACGTGGGAAGATGTTGAATATCCTGTGGAAATTGAAACAGCTGAGGTATTTAGCTGGATTGATCCAGAAAACCGCGGGGATGTTGATGGCGATATCCACTTTATTGATGGAGAAGTAATTGACATGAAGCCAGTACTTGAAGAATTGATTCTTCTTGAAGTGCCAATGCAAGTATTCAAAGAGAATACCGAAGGACAAGTGCAGGGCGGTAAAGACTG containing:
- a CDS encoding nucleotidyltransferase, giving the protein MQAVGIVVEYNPFHNGHFHHVTEAKRTTKSDVAVAVMSGQFLQRGEPALVDKWYRTKMALQSGVDVVIELPYIFSTAQATLFASGAVQLLEAMQCKHLAFGSEQGTITPFLNTYEIIHTNQDLYNRIIKEQVQQGKSYPQALFIAYEQLTQQAPNAYIDLAQPNNILGYHYVEALKQLECAMQPATIQRIAAGYHDAIDTSSQIASATGIRQALFGGQNLQEMAQFLPLASREQLQIWQHTHGQFASWESFWPLLKYALLRHTPQQLKQYADVSEGLENSLLKHAAASDSYAEFMNALKSKRYTWTRLQRMLTHIYTGITKEQLHQTQAPSYIRILGMTKQGQAYISTIKKSLTLPLISRVAAISDPVLAIDLHATQMYQQGVAQFSSIKIDEDYKSPPIRF
- a CDS encoding YceD family protein → MKWSIHQLSKFRKDGMPLDLVVNLDDVKSRNGDIRNVSPVHVKGLCTFGASQMTCQLTISATLTLPCARTWEDVEYPVEIETAEVFSWIDPENRGDVDGDIHFIDGEVIDMKPVLEELILLEVPMQVFKENTEGQVQGGKDWSYSTDEDVEKAKQVDEPKVDPRLADLAKYFDQTDE
- a CDS encoding SepM family pheromone-processing serine protease, whose amino-acid sequence is MNNKAKISIGIFFIFLMILSFYRLDYYITKPGGTYDVSDFLAVQNGDVDDEGALYMTTVAMGRATPISYAMASMMDFYDIVKITDVRQEEEDDEEYNIRQLKYMTDSQFNATYVAFNRAELDYQVTYKGLYVLNVLADGAADGYLKPGDEIVEADGKRIDSLETFRDIITPKTKGDQIRLVVKRNDKLIDETLAIKKIPGADDRYGIGITYSESKSIKTDPKVNVKTEDIGGPSAGLMFTLELLNQLVDEDITKGYNIAGTGEIFEDGTVGRIGGIEKKIVSAHKESMDIFFAPDDEITEAMLEYDSNIESNYETAKKTGEKIKTAMKIVPVKTVDDALNYLETLQPKN